A window of Dorea formicigenerans contains these coding sequences:
- the rpsB gene encoding 30S ribosomal protein S2 — translation MSVISMKQLLEAGVHFGHQTRRWNPKMAPYIYTERNGIYIIDLQKSVGKVDEAYYAVSDIAAQGGTILFVGTKKQAQDAIKVEAERCGMYYVNERWLGGMLTNFKTIKSRIARLKEIERMSEDGTFDVLPKKEVIQIKKEWEKLEKNLGGIKEMKKIPDAIFVVDPKKERICVQEAHTLGIPLIGIADTNCDPEELDYVIPGNDDAIRAVKLIVSKMADAVIEANQGEAGADVYEEAEAAEEVAEATEE, via the coding sequence ATGAGCGTTATTTCAATGAAGCAGCTTTTAGAAGCAGGTGTTCACTTTGGACATCAGACAAGAAGATGGAACCCTAAGATGGCTCCTTACATCTACACAGAGAGAAATGGTATCTATATCATCGACTTACAGAAATCTGTAGGAAAAGTTGATGAGGCTTACTATGCAGTATCTGATATTGCAGCACAGGGCGGAACAATCCTTTTCGTAGGAACAAAGAAACAGGCTCAGGATGCAATCAAAGTAGAAGCAGAGCGCTGCGGAATGTATTATGTAAATGAGAGATGGCTTGGAGGAATGCTTACAAACTTCAAGACAATCAAGAGCAGAATTGCCCGTCTCAAAGAGATCGAGAGAATGTCTGAGGATGGAACATTTGATGTACTGCCTAAGAAAGAAGTTATCCAGATCAAAAAAGAGTGGGAGAAACTTGAGAAGAACCTTGGCGGAATCAAAGAGATGAAGAAAATCCCGGATGCTATCTTCGTAGTAGATCCTAAGAAAGAGAGAATCTGTGTTCAGGAGGCTCACACACTTGGAATTCCACTTATCGGTATCGCTGATACAAACTGTGATCCAGAAGAGCTTGATTATGTTATCCCAGGAAATGACGATGCAATCCGTGCAGTAAAACTGATCGTTTCTAAGATGGCAGATGCTGTTATCGAAGCTAATCAGGGAGAGGCTGGCGCTGACGTATACGAGGAAGCTGAAGCAGCTGAAGAAGTAGCAGAGGCAACAGAAGAGTAA
- a CDS encoding helix-turn-helix domain-containing protein, with protein sequence MNTIAERIKFAMKAKNKKQVDIVKDTGISKGAFSSYLSGQYNPKADKMELIADSLDVDLRWLYGQNVPMEHTSQNDNALQYVFYNNSCSEYLLDDLDDIYIAMMTQYAALIPRFYVLVNRAGNAMHILPLFLKEDSSQFYECPSDFFYSDRHTIFTRDFESIHMVLTTATIYYYGIDTATYEPKVTMLSYSQTDDCFHIDNGIQDGHIKAFEKELEKEALYLKHNAQ encoded by the coding sequence ATGAATACAATCGCAGAACGGATTAAATTTGCCATGAAAGCAAAAAATAAAAAACAAGTAGATATAGTCAAAGATACAGGTATCAGCAAAGGGGCGTTTAGTTCCTATCTTTCGGGACAATACAACCCCAAAGCCGATAAAATGGAACTGATCGCCGACTCCTTAGATGTAGATTTGCGTTGGCTTTACGGACAAAATGTGCCTATGGAACATACAAGTCAAAACGATAACGCCCTGCAATATGTCTTTTATAACAACTCCTGCTCTGAGTATCTTCTTGATGATTTAGATGATATATATATCGCCATGATGACACAATATGCCGCCCTCATTCCACGCTTTTATGTCCTTGTCAATCGTGCTGGAAATGCAATGCACATACTGCCACTATTTTTGAAAGAGGATAGTTCCCAATTCTATGAATGCCCGTCTGATTTCTTTTATTCCGACAGGCATACAATTTTTACAAGAGATTTTGAAAGCATTCACATGGTATTAACAACCGCCACGATTTACTATTATGGAATTGATACAGCAACCTATGAACCGAAAGTTACCATGCTCTCCTACTCACAGACTGACGACTGCTTTCATATCGACAACGGAATACAAGACGGTCACATAAAAGCATTTGAAAAGGAACTGGAGAAAGAAGCACTTTACTTAAAGCATAACGCCCAGTAA
- the tsf gene encoding translation elongation factor Ts, giving the protein MAVTASMVKELREMTGAGMMDCKKALSATDGDFDKAIEFLREKGLATAEKKAGRIAAEGLVATTIKDGDKVAAIVEVNAETDFVAKNEVFRTFVKEVVEQAADTDAADIDAFKAEKWALDTSMTVDEKLAAMIAKIGENMNIRRFEKIVSEDGIVVSYIHAAGKIGVLVEAKTESNDERVKEALKNVAMQVAALNPKYVSTDDVPEEYKEHEKEILIAQAKNDPKNANKPENIIEKMITGRLAKELKEICLLEQEYVKAENKETVAKYLEMVSKEVGTPVELKRFVRFETGEGLEKKNEDFAAEVAAQMGN; this is encoded by the coding sequence ATGGCAGTTACAGCTAGTATGGTAAAAGAATTAAGAGAGATGACCGGAGCAGGAATGATGGACTGCAAAAAGGCACTTTCTGCAACAGATGGTGATTTTGACAAAGCTATTGAATTCCTTCGTGAGAAGGGACTTGCTACTGCTGAGAAGAAAGCAGGAAGAATTGCCGCTGAAGGACTTGTAGCAACAACTATCAAAGATGGTGATAAAGTTGCAGCAATCGTAGAAGTTAATGCTGAGACAGACTTCGTAGCAAAGAATGAAGTATTCCGGACATTTGTTAAAGAAGTTGTTGAGCAGGCAGCAGACACAGATGCAGCTGATATCGATGCATTCAAGGCTGAGAAATGGGCACTTGATACATCTATGACAGTAGATGAGAAACTTGCAGCTATGATCGCTAAGATTGGTGAGAACATGAACATCAGAAGATTCGAGAAAATCGTATCTGAGGATGGAATCGTTGTATCTTATATCCACGCAGCAGGAAAGATCGGTGTTTTAGTAGAAGCTAAGACAGAGAGCAATGACGAGAGAGTTAAAGAGGCTCTTAAGAACGTTGCTATGCAGGTAGCAGCTCTGAATCCGAAGTATGTATCTACTGATGATGTACCGGAAGAGTACAAAGAGCACGAGAAAGAGATTCTTATCGCTCAGGCTAAGAATGATCCTAAGAATGCTAACAAGCCAGAGAACATCATCGAGAAGATGATTACTGGACGTCTTGCAAAAGAGCTCAAAGAGATCTGCCTGTTAGAGCAGGAGTATGTAAAAGCTGAGAACAAAGAGACAGTTGCTAAGTATCTTGAGATGGTATCCAAAGAAGTTGGAACACCTGTAGAGCTTAAGAGATTCGTTCGTTTCGAGACTGGTGAAGGTCTTGAGAAAAAGAATGAGGACTTTGCAGCAGAAGTTGCAGCTCAGATGGGAAACTAA
- a CDS encoding helix-turn-helix domain-containing protein — MKYGHLELHIEELLKEKGISKNTICKELDIPRSNFNRYCRNEFQRLDAQLICKLCSYLECGIEELIEYVKE; from the coding sequence ATGAAGTATGGACATTTGGAACTTCACATAGAGGAACTGCTGAAAGAAAAAGGAATTAGTAAGAATACCATTTGTAAGGAATTGGATATACCGAGGTCTAATTTTAATCGTTATTGCAGAAATGAATTTCAGAGATTAGACGCACAACTAATCTGTAAACTGTGCAGTTACTTGGAGTGTGGAATAGAAGAACTGATAGAGTATGTGAAAGAATGA
- a CDS encoding replication initiation factor domain-containing protein, with translation MATPLQIGGMVNLEERSGSFLPELPYTNRGVIRQKEALSALIDWCQITIKEVPLEAVIEDVLRIPLELMTVTGYEKGIAGHEVVAIFDNIKVLKPTGNAQYQGFQILMSGKGCRNYENFLQLNEETWFDFLNRVCQYHINVPRIDLAIDDRKPYLSIPDLIVRTKEGLLSTKLREIDFHDSGELKEEVFQSKGGSLYLGSSASNLRLVFYEKGYEQNKKYGTELDENWNRYELRFRQEMAVSVVQELLRYRDVAGLAMEVLNSKIRFLEKPTDSMTTRKRLYPTYQAWAELMKDIGKVKLTMQPQKKSLQKVWEWLEKYVAPSLKLFAEVGKIEKRDYIGNLVANGEMNITQKQLYDDYIKARRLEERG, from the coding sequence ATGGCAACGCCATTGCAGATAGGAGGTATGGTAAATTTGGAAGAAAGAAGCGGAAGTTTTCTTCCAGAACTCCCCTACACTAACAGGGGAGTAATACGACAGAAAGAAGCATTAAGTGCCTTGATAGACTGGTGTCAGATAACGATTAAGGAAGTTCCGTTAGAAGCAGTTATAGAAGATGTACTGAGAATACCTTTGGAACTTATGACCGTAACGGGTTATGAAAAGGGGATTGCAGGACATGAGGTTGTGGCAATCTTCGATAATATCAAGGTGCTAAAGCCGACAGGAAATGCACAGTATCAAGGCTTTCAGATTTTAATGAGTGGGAAAGGCTGTCGCAACTATGAGAATTTTTTACAACTCAATGAGGAAACATGGTTTGATTTCTTGAACAGAGTTTGCCAGTATCATATCAATGTTCCTCGGATTGATTTGGCGATAGATGATAGAAAACCTTATTTGAGTATTCCCGATTTGATTGTACGGACAAAAGAGGGATTGCTTTCCACAAAACTAAGGGAGATAGATTTTCACGACTCGGGAGAACTGAAAGAAGAAGTGTTTCAGAGTAAAGGTGGTAGTCTTTATCTCGGCAGTTCAGCCAGCAATTTGAGATTGGTATTTTATGAAAAAGGATATGAACAGAATAAAAAATATGGAACAGAATTAGACGAAAATTGGAATAGATATGAGTTGAGATTTCGGCAGGAAATGGCAGTTAGCGTAGTACAGGAATTATTGAGATATAGAGATGTGGCAGGACTGGCAATGGAAGTATTGAACAGCAAAATACGATTTTTAGAAAAGCCGACAGACAGCATGACAACACGAAAAAGGCTTTACCCAACCTATCAAGCGTGGGCGGAACTGATGAAAGATATAGGTAAGGTTAAACTTACCATGCAACCACAGAAGAAAAGTTTACAAAAGGTGTGGGAATGGTTAGAAAAGTATGTTGCTCCGTCTTTGAAACTGTTTGCAGAGGTTGGAAAGATAGAGAAAAGGGATTATATCGGTAATCTTGTAGCAAATGGAGAAATGAATATCACACAGAAACAGTTGTATGATGATTACATAAAAGCAAGAAGATTAGAGGAAAGGGGATAA
- a CDS encoding coiled-coil domain-containing protein, producing MNKIGKRILAAAVASSVLVTPVFADPSVDDLKKSKESAQNEVSSLQTQLNTVVGKITELESQLSSKGEEIIQAQSDLEDAEAEEQKQYADMKVRIKYMYEAGDQSAVESLVGSEDFSDMVNKAEYVSNVHNYDRQKLQEYVETKQKISDLKDQLEEEQSQLESMQTEYESQESKLDNLIASKQAEVSDLDQQIEEAERKAAEEELKRQQEEAARQAAAAEAARQQAASNRNNSSSSSSNSSSNSNKGNSSNKGTSNNAPSYVSGDAVSRAKSALGKPYVWGATGPNSFDCSGLVGFCLTGRYSRSCTSASLNALPTVSNPQPGDVCVRSGHCGIYIGNGQMIHAPHTGDVVKVASVPSNMRIVRP from the coding sequence ATGAACAAAATAGGTAAGAGAATTCTGGCGGCGGCAGTTGCCAGTTCTGTACTTGTGACACCGGTTTTTGCAGATCCATCTGTTGACGATTTGAAAAAGAGCAAAGAGTCCGCACAGAATGAAGTAAGTTCACTCCAGACCCAGCTTAATACAGTAGTGGGAAAGATTACGGAGCTGGAGTCTCAACTTAGCAGTAAAGGTGAAGAGATTATTCAGGCACAGTCAGATCTGGAAGATGCCGAGGCAGAAGAACAGAAACAGTATGCAGATATGAAGGTTCGTATTAAGTATATGTACGAAGCTGGTGATCAGAGTGCTGTAGAAAGCTTAGTTGGTTCAGAGGATTTCTCTGATATGGTCAACAAAGCGGAATATGTAAGTAATGTACATAATTACGACAGACAGAAATTACAGGAGTACGTAGAGACAAAGCAGAAGATTTCTGATCTGAAAGATCAATTGGAAGAAGAACAGTCACAGCTTGAAAGTATGCAGACAGAGTATGAGTCACAGGAGTCGAAACTTGATAACCTGATCGCATCTAAGCAGGCAGAGGTGTCTGATCTGGATCAGCAGATCGAAGAAGCTGAGCGTAAGGCGGCGGAAGAAGAGCTGAAGAGACAGCAGGAAGAAGCAGCAAGACAGGCAGCGGCAGCAGAAGCAGCAAGACAGCAGGCTGCATCGAACAGGAATAATTCTTCCAGCTCATCAAGCAATAGCTCAAGTAATAGCAATAAGGGAAATAGTTCCAATAAAGGAACAAGCAACAATGCTCCAAGTTATGTATCAGGAGACGCAGTGTCCCGTGCAAAATCTGCACTTGGAAAACCGTATGTATGGGGAGCGACAGGACCGAATTCCTTTGACTGTTCAGGTCTTGTAGGTTTCTGCCTGACAGGTAGATATTCACGTTCCTGCACATCAGCGTCATTGAATGCCCTTCCGACAGTGAGTAACCCACAGCCTGGAGATGTGTGTGTAAGATCCGGACACTGTGGAATTTACATTGGAAATGGTCAGATGATCCATGCACCACATACAGGTGATGTAGTAAAAGTAGCAAGCGTCCCATCTAATATGAGAATCGTACGTCCTTAA
- a CDS encoding NlpC/P60 family protein, which yields MKVRVVRALIASAAVSTLFVTTAFVTPVFAEPENRVKALENQKSEVEAQADSINSQLVSLLVSYKALQQDIENQQVRIGEVGQDLAVAQENEQKQYEDMKLRIKYMYENGDASFAEAILTATSYSDLVNKSEYVEKVHGYDRNKLMEYVQTKEEVANLKTELEGEQADMEVMAQEMSSQQTNLESTLTQMRAQIADFDSQLASAQAEADAKVTRMQEEQQIAQSKSENQTGNVSSANQVGSAANTGTTKPSGGNTTPSTGNTTTPSTGNVSTTTPSTGNTGTATPTTGNTGTTTKPSTGNSSNTSKPGNASAGQKIANKGCEYIGNPYVYGGNSLTNGIDCSGFVQQIHAKFGISTPRNSTSLRYGGKAVAVSDMMPGDVVCYEGHVAIYIGGGQIVHASNSKPYPAGGIKTSNAYYRTIVAVRRYW from the coding sequence ATGAAAGTACGAGTTGTTCGGGCGCTTATTGCCTCTGCTGCAGTGAGCACTTTATTTGTTACGACAGCGTTTGTAACACCAGTATTTGCGGAACCGGAGAATCGGGTGAAAGCACTGGAAAATCAGAAAAGTGAGGTTGAGGCACAGGCAGATAGTATCAATTCCCAGTTGGTTTCATTGTTGGTCAGCTATAAGGCGCTACAACAAGACATTGAGAATCAGCAGGTGAGAATTGGTGAGGTTGGACAAGACCTTGCAGTTGCGCAAGAGAATGAGCAAAAGCAATATGAAGATATGAAGCTTCGTATAAAATATATGTATGAAAATGGTGATGCATCATTTGCAGAGGCTATTCTGACTGCAACATCCTATTCGGATTTAGTCAATAAGTCTGAGTATGTCGAGAAAGTTCATGGTTATGACCGAAACAAACTAATGGAATATGTGCAGACAAAAGAAGAAGTTGCGAATTTGAAAACAGAACTTGAAGGCGAACAGGCAGATATGGAAGTCATGGCGCAGGAGATGAGTTCACAACAGACAAATTTAGAATCAACTTTAACCCAGATGCGTGCCCAGATCGCAGATTTTGACAGCCAGCTTGCAAGTGCGCAGGCAGAGGCAGATGCAAAAGTAACAAGAATGCAGGAAGAGCAGCAAATAGCTCAGAGTAAGAGTGAAAATCAGACGGGAAATGTTTCATCGGCTAATCAGGTGGGTTCAGCAGCCAATACAGGCACGACAAAACCATCCGGAGGAAATACAACACCGTCAACGGGGAATACAACGACGCCATCGACTGGAAATGTAAGTACGACAACACCGTCAACCGGAAATACAGGTACGGCCACACCAACGACCGGAAATACAGGGACAACGACAAAGCCGTCAACAGGAAATTCTTCTAATACAAGCAAGCCGGGCAATGCATCTGCTGGACAGAAGATTGCCAACAAAGGCTGTGAATACATAGGGAATCCGTATGTATATGGAGGAAACAGTCTGACGAATGGAATTGACTGTTCTGGGTTTGTGCAGCAGATTCATGCAAAATTTGGAATATCTACACCGAGAAATTCCACATCACTTCGTTATGGCGGAAAAGCTGTAGCTGTTTCAGATATGATGCCGGGAGATGTGGTCTGTTATGAGGGGCATGTCGCAATTTATATTGGTGGAGGACAGATTGTACATGCTTCCAACAGTAAACCTTATCCGGCAGGTGGAATAAAAACGTCCAACGCATATTACAGAACGATTGTTGCTGTAAGACGTTACTGGTAG
- a CDS encoding group II intron maturase-specific domain-containing protein, whose amino-acid sequence MQNAIHPQHSQRSLSIFKQQVNSSLRGWVNFFTQYPTQSVPKIARYFVRFYSSS is encoded by the coding sequence TTGCAAAATGCAATACACCCTCAACACTCACAGCGTTCCCTTTCTATTTTTAAACAACAAGTAAATTCCTCGTTAAGAGGTTGGGTAAATTTCTTTACCCAATACCCTACCCAATCTGTACCCAAAATAGCACGATATTTTGTGAGATTTTACAGTAGTTCATAA
- a CDS encoding AraC family transcriptional regulator, producing the protein MYLNTGYLNHSHMDFKDKSRPLIVGSCGTYRLSRHPKLPTYRPKGRLDYQIIYITAGCGHFHFDNVNNETIVPAGNIVLYRPKELQKYEYYGEDKTEVYWIHFTGSNVKNILRQYGFLDKERVFQVGTSNEYEQIFKRIIIELQRCQDNYEEMLVLLLRHLLISFHRELTREHILKNEYLDHEMDNAVTFFSENYNQNINIDDYAASRGMSVSWFIRNFKKYTGSTPMQFIVGIRINNAQMLLETTTYSINEISKIVGYDNQLYFSRLFHKLKGYSPREYRKIRNKL; encoded by the coding sequence ATGTATTTGAACACCGGTTATTTGAACCACTCACATATGGATTTCAAAGACAAAAGTCGTCCGCTGATTGTAGGTAGCTGTGGTACTTACCGTCTTTCCAGACATCCCAAACTTCCTACCTACCGCCCAAAGGGTCGTCTGGATTATCAGATTATCTATATCACTGCTGGTTGTGGGCATTTTCATTTTGATAATGTAAATAACGAAACGATTGTTCCAGCCGGCAACATTGTACTGTACAGACCGAAAGAACTTCAGAAATATGAATATTACGGAGAAGATAAGACAGAAGTATACTGGATTCACTTCACAGGAAGCAATGTGAAAAATATCTTACGTCAATATGGGTTTCTGGATAAAGAACGTGTCTTTCAAGTGGGTACATCTAATGAATATGAACAAATTTTCAAACGTATCATTATCGAGCTCCAACGCTGTCAAGATAATTATGAGGAAATGCTTGTCCTTTTGCTACGTCATCTTCTGATTAGTTTCCACCGGGAACTGACAAGAGAGCACATATTAAAAAATGAATATCTTGATCATGAGATGGATAATGCTGTTACCTTTTTCAGTGAAAACTACAATCAAAATATCAATATTGATGATTATGCTGCCTCACGAGGCATGAGTGTCAGCTGGTTTATCCGAAATTTCAAAAAATATACCGGTTCTACACCAATGCAATTCATTGTGGGAATCCGTATCAACAATGCTCAGATGTTACTTGAAACAACAACTTATTCCATCAATGAAATTTCTAAGATTGTCGGATATGATAACCAGCTTTATTTCAGCCGGCTTTTTCACAAGCTGAAAGGATATTCACCAAGAGAATACCGAAAAATAAGAAATAAGTTATGA
- a CDS encoding tyrosine-type recombinase/integrase, which yields MGKDLKGKELGTGLRQRKDGRYEARAKINGIDINLYDVDLKKLKILFEKAKEEARNNIDMKRQKITLNEWFEEWFANYKIPNIKETSVFPMRSKYYNTFGKAIGNMKVTDIRNLDIQRVINDMNKQGRASSSMRDALGRVRECLESAKNNRIIDINPCFEINVPWENKTAERRFLSMAEQTRFLQEVEHNWYKEMFYIMFLTGMRIGEVGGLKWEDIDWNKKCINIQRSLSCQYENGVKTMRLTKPKTHNSYRSIPFMAETEEILLSQKEKQNRQKKAYGNRWRSSGEFDNLVFTTSLGSPVIRNVAEKEIKKVVKAINFQEAIEAVKENREPIEFKDLYPHAIRHTFCSRCFEKGMDAKVVQMLMGHQHYSTTIDIYTHVTETKFEEEIAKFGSVSEKQKVQKNKNSTQCA from the coding sequence ATGGGTAAAGATTTAAAAGGAAAAGAATTAGGAACAGGTTTACGTCAAAGAAAGGACGGTAGATACGAAGCAAGAGCAAAGATAAACGGAATAGACATTAACTTGTATGATGTTGATTTGAAGAAATTAAAAATATTGTTTGAAAAGGCAAAAGAAGAAGCAAGAAATAATATTGATATGAAACGTCAGAAAATAACGCTGAATGAATGGTTTGAGGAATGGTTTGCAAATTATAAAATTCCTAATATCAAGGAAACAAGCGTGTTTCCTATGCGTAGCAAATATTATAATACATTTGGAAAAGCAATAGGGAATATGAAAGTGACAGATATACGGAACTTGGATATTCAACGTGTCATTAACGATATGAATAAGCAGGGGAGAGCGTCTTCCAGTATGCGAGATGCTTTAGGCAGAGTTCGGGAGTGTTTGGAGTCTGCAAAGAATAATCGTATTATAGACATCAATCCATGTTTTGAAATCAATGTACCTTGGGAAAATAAAACAGCAGAAAGACGTTTCTTATCAATGGCAGAGCAAACAAGGTTTTTGCAGGAAGTAGAGCATAACTGGTATAAAGAGATGTTTTACATTATGTTTCTGACGGGTATGCGAATTGGGGAAGTCGGTGGTCTGAAATGGGAAGATATAGACTGGAATAAGAAATGTATTAACATTCAAAGGTCTTTATCCTGTCAATATGAAAATGGAGTAAAGACTATGCGACTAACAAAGCCTAAAACACATAATTCATACAGAAGTATTCCGTTTATGGCAGAAACAGAAGAAATTCTGTTATCTCAAAAAGAAAAACAGAACAGGCAGAAAAAAGCCTATGGAAATCGTTGGCGTTCAAGTGGAGAATTTGATAACTTGGTGTTTACCACTTCTTTAGGAAGTCCAGTTATTCGGAATGTAGCAGAAAAAGAAATTAAGAAAGTAGTAAAAGCAATCAATTTTCAAGAAGCAATAGAAGCGGTAAAGGAAAACAGAGAGCCGATAGAATTTAAAGACCTTTATCCTCATGCAATCCGACATACATTTTGTAGCAGGTGCTTTGAAAAAGGAATGGACGCTAAAGTAGTGCAAATGCTAATGGGACATCAGCATTACAGTACAACGATTGACATATATACTCATGTGACAGAAACAAAATTTGAAGAAGAAATAGCAAAGTTTGGTAGCGTGAGTGAAAAACAGAAAGTTCAGAAAAATAAAAACTCTACCCAGTGTGCATAA
- a CDS encoding excisionase, giving the protein MEKALLNLKEVSEYLGLGETKTRELLKSRNCPFSMKIGYRWYANRRLLDTWLEQQAKSY; this is encoded by the coding sequence ATAGAAAAAGCATTATTAAATTTAAAGGAAGTAAGTGAGTATCTTGGACTTGGAGAAACAAAGACAAGAGAACTCTTGAAAAGTAGAAACTGTCCGTTTTCCATGAAGATTGGGTATCGGTGGTATGCGAACAGAAGATTATTAGACACATGGCTAGAGCAACAAGCAAAAAGTTATTGA
- a CDS encoding GNAT family N-acetyltransferase, translated as MYEIRKIHSNEVMEALALALEVFLQFEAPDYKPEGIETFKRDIVENDEFISKCQQGICPIYAAFDKGKMIGIIGMYSNRKHINLAFTKKEYHRQGVATSIFQYLLADILKDAPKLHEITLNSSPYGKPFYLHIGFKPQSDEQEIDGIRFTPMKYTI; from the coding sequence ATGTATGAAATACGAAAAATACATAGCAATGAAGTAATGGAAGCCCTTGCTTTAGCATTAGAAGTGTTTTTACAATTTGAAGCACCGGACTATAAACCGGAGGGAATTGAAACATTCAAGCGAGATATAGTTGAAAATGATGAATTTATTTCAAAATGTCAACAAGGTATCTGCCCTATATATGCGGCGTTTGACAAGGGTAAAATGATTGGAATTATCGGTATGTATTCAAACAGGAAGCATATCAACTTAGCATTCACAAAGAAAGAATATCATCGTCAAGGTGTAGCTACTTCAATTTTTCAGTATCTTTTAGCAGATATTTTGAAAGATGCTCCAAAGTTGCACGAGATTACTTTAAATTCGTCACCATACGGTAAGCCATTTTATCTTCATATCGGATTTAAGCCACAATCAGACGAGCAAGAAATAGACGGGATTAGGTTTACCCCTATGAAGTACACAATCTGA